TAAACACAATTATGTTAAAAAGTACTGTACAGCAGCATCATATTGTATGTTGTGTTTGGGTAACAGTATCTTTTAAATCACTGAAAGGTATGTGACGCATGAGAATGCAAGCAGGTACTtgttccttttccaaatggcccTAGAAATACACAGCAAGAACTCACAAAGGAAATTCCCATGCATCATTTAAcaggaatattttttttaaccatgcAATTGACATTAGGAAATCTagcattttttaaaactttttcaaAGCATGTAATTTAGATTACACATGTAGAAACAGGTGTGTCAGATGAGCACATGCACTGCTGTTCACAGATCAGTGCTTTACTAGAACAAGACACGTGACCAGAACAGGAAGTCACCAACACAACAGCAGGCTAAAAACATTGAAGCACGGTAAGTGGTTTTAGGTCCTTGTATAAGAATAATGaactatataaataaataaatatgtttaATGTTAGCTTGTTAACATTCTGAATGACTGAGTTCTGGCCTTTCTGTCGTCGAGTGAGTTCGCTAGATGGCTTGACCATATTAACAACATTTGCACTAGCTAGCAGCTACATTAGCTGGCTAGTTACGCTAGCATCCAATATACTTTATCTTCCCCTTTCGTCTGCACTAGCAGCCACTTTGTTGTTTCTTCAACGCAGTTAGCTCCTCCTAATTCACGGAATCGTCGTTGGCTAATCTCTTTGCAAATGTACTGCAGGTAAAGATTGCCACAGCCCGCACATGCGCCGAAGCTGGACCACTTGAGGCGCAGCGACCTGAATCCCAAAACAACCCCCCATAGGCCCTACCCCTTTCACCTGATTTACGCGCGAGGCACGTGACTACACAGCGAGCTGTGACGAATTCGAGAGGTGTGAGCCATACTACCACCATACTCACTTGTTAAGatctaaaaaaaataaataactaaaaaAATACTAACTTGTTAAAAGACGGATAGCTAAAAATTGTGGTTGAAGATCCTTCCCCCTAGGCTAGTTGAAAGTGTTATCTATCTATAGCTATAGCTAATCCTCTCATATCTTCACCTGCCTAGGGTAGTGGTGAGGGGTAGATTTGGAATTGACATGGCTAGCATATTATCACTTCAGTCTATTTTACTTCTATTTACTGATTTTTCTCTTTCAGAAAATGGACACTCGGTTCACGAGAGGAAAGTCAAACATCCTGGAACGACCTCTAACCCGTCCCAAGACTGAAGTCAGTGTGAGTGCCTTTGCACTGCTCTTCTCTGAGATGGTGCAGTACTGCCAGAGCCGCGTGTACTCTGTGTCCGAGCTGCAGCAACGCTTGGCAGACATGGGTCAGAGCGTTGGCGCCAGTATGCTGGACGTGCTGGTGCTGAGGGAGAAGAATGGGAAGAGGGAGACCAAGGTGCTTAACATACTGCTCTTCGTCAAGGTACGTGCTTGCATGGGCTTAAGGTAGATACGTGCATATGTAACAGTCTTATAAGGTGTAACACTTGTCATTATGCCCATGCATAAGTACATGTCTATAATTTTCAATTTGCTTCATATAGGTGTCAGTATGGAAAGCCATGTTCGGTAAGGAGGCAGACAAGCTGGAGCAGGCCAACGATGATGACAAGACCTACTACATCATAGAGAAGGAGCCACTGATTAACGCTTACATCTCTGTGCCCAAGGAGAACAGCACACTAAACTGTGCTGCATTCACCGCTGGCATCGTAGAGGTCATTCTCACACACAGTGGCTTCCCTGCCAAGGTCACAGCCCACTGGCACAAGGGCACCACGCTCATGATCAAGTTTGATGAAGCTGTGATAGCCAGAGACAAGGCCCTGGATAGCAGATAGAGGAGAGAGTGTTGGTGTACACATGATAGAATAAGAGAATGATGAAGTTGATCATCATTATTAGGTCTCAATATGCTCCGTTTGAGTTAACGAGCCAGTAATGTGAGATATGGACTGAGTGAATGATTGGTCTGTAGGCAAGTCTGCATATGAGTAGTTGAGttgtgaatatacagtatattgagaAGTGAAACAGGATGTCTTTATATCACCACATGAGAGAGTAAATATGAATGAATGATTAGAATGTTAATCCCAATTCTGAGCTATTGTATTTATTTGGTCCAAGAAGAGTCCATATGAGACAACGTTTATAAAGGTCTATGTTTCTTGTGAATCTCCTCAGTCAGTCAACCCTTATCTAATGACTTTGACATTCTCACTGACAGTGTATCTTAAACCATCTCTCAAGACTGCATAGGATGTATGTGAATgtcatctcttttgtttttgaTATCCCAAGACATTTCAGAATCACACAAAGGACCAACACATTGACGATATGGGCTGCAGTATAATACATCAATATGTGCAATGGTTTACCCTCCAACTGAGTTCAACATGGTGCAATTAAAGACTGGCATTGTGTTCcctaaacaaattatattttaagCTATTATTCAGTGGTAATTTCCATAGAGCATTATGTTGGCAAAAATGTCTTGACTCAGGTTTGTAGGTGTAGTTtcattttacacctttatttgtTTCTATCTAGACATGTTTGAAATACTTTTACTGTTTATCACCGTGTGTAAGCATTTTAGCGATGAACTGATATTAAGACTTGCTGAGTAATTCTAAAGATCAGGTGATCGATCATATGTAGAAAATCGATGAATCCAGGGGTGTGTTCAATTTGTTTGCTACGTTCAACAATTTGAACTTAAcacatacattttagtcatttagaaaCGCTATATCTACACGTTTTCCCTAGACTTCCTTGTACGTTTTTGAACAGAGTTTGACGTACATTTGCTCCGTACGGTGGGTGTGCCGGAGTGGAGCTTGAAAGAAATTAGTGACATTTAAAGGGCAGCGGATACATCTTGAACCCATAACCCCTCCCCGTTTTTCAACTGGTCGTTTATTATGACACCGTTTCCGTTGTACTGAATGCAGCCTAGCTTTGATCGTTTGACTATCAATGCAATGGGTGGGGCCACAAACGCTATCACGAATGAGATGTTTTGAGACCAATGACCATCAAGGCATTTTGATAACATGTCACATGGTGATTGTCATGTGACTATTGGAAGCTGCGGCTTTGTGGTTGTGGGGCGCAGCGTCCCTATTCTCTTGTTTCCTCAATGTTTAACTTTCTGACAGTCCTAAACGATCATTTCTATTAATTTCTTAAATTGTATTAATCGAAGGAATTCATTCATGTCCTGCAAAGCATCGCCATGGCATCATCGAACTGTAACTGCATCCAAGACGGTACAGGTTGGTCATGCACTTCCAATTTATCAGTCTAAGCCTCATTTTTAAAGTTAACCAGCATTgaccaaactcggtcctcgggaccccaaggggtttGGGTTTTTGCCCAAACACTACAAAATTATCAAGGCTTGATGTTTGGTTATTGAtgatttaaatcagctgtgtactGTTAAGGGAAGAAGcaaaacatgcaccccttggggtcccgagggcCGAGTTTGGTAAACCTAAAGGtgtataaaataacacatttcataAGGATAATGTATTTGTTGTATAGTGTTAAATGGGAAGACTGCATGTCATCTGTGAGTGCCTAGCATCGCAATATGATCATAATAGGCTAATTGTATGTCAATAATGCTTCCATTGCTGTATCGTACCTCGCCCAATAATATACTAAATGTTATTTTCAGAGGCGAATTGACTCTGGCAGCCAAATAATCAATCTAAACGTGAATCGATCCTCAATTGTggtacggttctagaaacatTAAGCTTTCTACTTTCATATCACCAAAATAATTTAACAAATTCcaaatatacacttactgtatCCTGTTTTAACAGTTGCAGCCGGCAGTATTTTTCAGTTACAACACGTTTGTGGCGTCCTTGTTCCCACACATGTGTTGGGAGAcgcagatagctaattagcacaggtagtcGTCTCCGACTTCCGTAAACAATCCGAGGTAAAATTGGTTTTACATTCAACAGATATTCAACAGACATTGGCCAAAATAAATGTTACAAATGTAAAAATCAATAACGTTTTCACTGATTAATGGTAAATCTGATCCACAAGTTCCTCATAGGCTCACTTGGCTATATAGAGTTGgaggtaaagaaaaaaaaaattaaacgaGGACATTAAAACAATGGCAGAGTTCTTTCATCTACATCCATTCacataaaatatgtattttaaagtATAAATACCCTTCTAAGACCACTGTCTTTCTGGATGTTTTAAAAGGTTTGCAAATAGTTATATCTGTAATGAATTTGAATTGAACGGGATATGGTAATACCTATGTAGGTGACGTAGTTTCTCCACTGGTATAATGTGTGGTAGTTGCACACTTccctgctgaattatgtagagcTGATTTGGGCCTGCTGATATTTGTTTTCATGATCTTTTGTGAAAAGAAAACGAATTTTGTGCTAGCAGTTTGAAAGAGAGGGAGCAAATAGCATAGGCACAGCCTGGTTGAAGTATTAGTTTTAATGGTTAGAGCCAGTAGATTGCAGAGGGTTCACATACAGTTCAGAGGCAAATCATAATGTACACATTTAGCCCAAAAACAAAACATGTACCGTCCACTTCTTATATTAGTGCTTTTGTTTGTTATGGCTttatctttgcaactctgccctagaaggccagcatcccagagtcgcctttTCACGATTGAGATTTgtgttttacgggtactatttaatgaagctgccagttgaggacttgtgatgcacctgtttctcaaactagacactcaaaagtacttgtgctcttgctcagttgtgcagcaggcctcccactcctctttctattctgggtaGAGCTAggttgcgctgttctgtgaattgagtagtacacagcgttgtacgagatctagtttcttggcaatttctcgcatggaatagccttcatttctcagaaaaataatagactggcgagtttcagaagaaagttatttgtttctcgccattttgagcctgtaatcgaacccacaaatgctgatgctcgagatactcaactagtctaaaggacagttttattgcttctttaatcaaaacaacatttttcagctgtgctaacatgattgcaaaagggttttctaatgagaaattagccttttaaaaatgataaacttggattagccaacacaacgtgccattggaacacaggagtgatggttgctgataatgggcatctgtatgccgatgtagatattccataaaaaaatctgccttttccagctacaatagtcatttacaacattaacaatttctatactgtatttatgatccgtttgttattttaatggactaaaatgttgcttttctttcaaaaacaaggacatttctaattgaccccCAAACTTTTTAACGATAGTGAACGTTATGGTTCACTCTTAGTTTTCCTTATCTCCACTGTGGAATGTCCTGGTCTTCTTGATCCATCCACCTGTCTTCTTTGTTAGTCAGGCCTGACACCTTCATCCTGTAGTTTTTTCAATGTAATTTAATTTAAGATGACTGAAGATGCAGAACATTCTGCCAGGCCCCTTCTAATAGGGTATAACAGACTCGTTAGGACTTTGACCACACACACTCTAGATGGACTACATGCtctctatcaaatcaaaactggaatttttactaaaaaaaaaagtatgctagacattatttatagaataaatcatacCTAGTTTGATGGTTCTGTGACAAATggtgaattagttattgatttataTAGCTTTAAATTGCATTTGAAAGATTTTGTTTCCATCAAAACAAAGGGTGTAAAATTATGCTAGACATGTATAGAATAAATCATATCTATTTTTATGTTTCTGTGACAatgaattagttattgatttttGCCATTTTAAATAGCTTTTGGCGAATGTCTGGCGAATGTCCGAAAATAAACCAATTTTACCTCGGTCGTAAACAAGCActttaacatggaaatatggcTGTGTGGGAACCCTATAAAGGTGTATTAATTGaacttttttatttttggaaaattATTTATTGATATGGAAGTGAAGTACCATGTTTCCATAACTGTATCCCTTGCAAGGCCTATTTGCTtttagtgctagaggcgtcattacGGACCTTGATTTGATCCCGGCCTGTATCACAACCTGcggtgatcgggagtcccatagggcggtgcacaattggcccagcctcatccgggttagggtagggtttggccggggtaggccgtcattgtaaaataaacatgtgttcttaactgacttgcctagttaaataaaggttaaataaaatacaaatgattgtgtccagttttctgagggttaTTAGAATATTCCATCATTGTCCCAACAAACATACccagaacatggttgccatgttgTCTGAACATAAGTTAATGTTCTAGACGAGTGTCATGGGAATGTTGCAAGAACATTTCTGTATCAGTTGTCAGGACATCGGCTGATCATTTACAGGGCTTTCTATGTAGTGGTTTAATGTTGGTGAGGCATGTTAACCTGTTTTAATGATATTCCTGAATCACTATTATCAATAAAATAGATTTTCTCGAGTACTTTTAAGAGGTGATATTTACTTCAAATTGCATTCGCTTAAGCCTATCAATTTGTTTCATCTATATAAATGCTagatggaggggttagggtttattCTGGACAGGGCCTATTGGTCTAACTATACTGCCCCATTAAGCACATGCCCAAGAGATATCATTATTGGGACAGTGGTTAGGGCATTCGTCATTGGTAATGGAGACCTGGGTTCCAGACCTACTAGGAGAGTCACCTTACTTTCTCATTCTTAacaatatggggcggcagggtagcctagtggttagagcgttggactagtaaccggaaggttgcgagttcaaacccccgagctgacaaggtccctgaacaggcagttaacccactgttcccaggccgtcattgaaaataagaatttgttcttaacttgacttaaataaaataaaaaaatatatatacactgagtgtacaaaacattaggaacaccttcctcatTCATTTACACCTGCTTCTGCCCTCGGAACAgtctcaattcgttggggcatggactctacaaggtgtcaattgttccacagggatgctggaacATTTTGACTCCAATGCCATCCATCCAATGCCATCCAATGCCAATTACCATagttgtcaagttgactggatgtcctttgggtggtggaccatttttgatgcacaagggaaactgttgagcttagaaaaacccagcagcgttgcagttcttgacacactcaaaccggtgcacctactACTATAACGTGGTTTAAAAGGATCTTATatcttttgttttgcccattcaccctcaatgtCACAAatataatccatgtctcaaggcttaaaaatccttctttaacctgtattcggcacgtgacaaataaaatttgatttgagatgtaGGTGAGGAGACaaccagtgaaatgcttacttacaagcccttaaccaacaatgctataagaagtaaaaaaataaaataaaa
This genomic stretch from Oncorhynchus clarkii lewisi isolate Uvic-CL-2024 chromosome 13, UVic_Ocla_1.0, whole genome shotgun sequence harbors:
- the LOC139364888 gene encoding trafficking protein particle complex subunit 5-like; protein product: MDTRFTRGKSNILERPLTRPKTEVSVSAFALLFSEMVQYCQSRVYSVSELQQRLADMGQSVGASMLDVLVLREKNGKRETKVLNILLFVKVSVWKAMFGKEADKLEQANDDDKTYYIIEKEPLINAYISVPKENSTLNCAAFTAGIVEVILTHSGFPAKVTAHWHKGTTLMIKFDEAVIARDKALDSR